CTACCCAGAACACTAAGGAACTGCAGGAAAGCCACACACTGAATTTCATGGAATCTTAGCGAGGAAGAGTTCTTTACAACAGGCAAATATCATTCCAAGGTCCATGATTCTGCAAACCATCCATCTATAAGCTTGACCTtaattcagggggaaaaaattagGATAAATTAGTAGGCAAGACCTATTTTGCAAACCCCTAGGAAACAATCGGCCATGGAACTACATAGAACCCATCCTGTGCTGGGGAAATGTCATGACACGGGAAGTCTCCTCCCGACCCAGAAAATGTCTTCGCAGCAATGGAAGAGAAACAAACTGTTTTTGATTGAATCAACATGAAACCCGAATGTGACGTATCACAGGTGATTTACTAACGAGATCGTGAGTTCAGAAAGAGATCTTCCCCTTTCTGTGTCGTTGCTATAACATGCCATGGAGTCCACTCCACCTCCCGGTGGCCCTGGATGGCGTGGGGCACTGCTCTGAAGGATGTCCTAGGCGGTATGAGTTTTTAAGTTTAATCTCAGCAGGAACCCACTGCCAGATCTTTTCAtctacagagcagctagtgagcTCCCACTGCTGGCCATTGCTGGCCCATAAGCAACGCAGCCATTGTGCAGCCAGAAGTTCTCCTCCTTTACACAGCCACGTGGCCAGAGCCCATTCCACCCATGTTTCAAGACCACATTATTGGTTTTCTAGTATCTTTATAGCATGCTAAGTGAGGTGATATGAGTCTCTCGGGAAACTGGGAGGCAGGAGGCAATTGCCCAGAGTTATATTTTAAAGAAGAGGCTGCCGGGCCCTTGAGTTAGCTCTAGATTTTCATAATGTCCAAAGACAGAGAGATGCTTTACAGTCAACAGTCACCTGAAGAGAACCCCGAGAGAACCCTGGGAAGGGGGAGCTTCTTTCCGTATTTCCAACAGAGTGAAGGAAAACTACTTGTTTCCTGTCTGTATTCATCCCTACACATGGCAAACTGATTTCACCTTTTATCTTTGTTAGAGTAGTTGATTCCTGAAAATCAGTGGGAAAACGGAGCTAGACTCCATCAAGGCAATTGAAAGGCAGCCTCCTGACACTTAGAAGCAGTGTACAGAAATATGgagtaattcagtgacattgcctAAACATATCCAACTTCCAATGTCAGCACTGCACATCATCCAATAATAATTTGCACTTGACTCCCCAAACTTTACTCCCTGGGTAAAGGTTTACTAGAAGCCAGTCAGGCAGCCATCTGGGTGGTCTTTTCTGCAGATCCTCAAAGCATCAGAAGGGGTTAGGCACTACACTTAATTTAGCTCAAATTAAAGAAGTTGATGTAACACCACAAGAGATTGACCAGCTTTTTTTTTTAGCTATAATCTTTCaacatacatttttattttttaagtacagACATATGCATTTTTCATGTACAgcttttaaaagtgattttattgggggcttgtacaactcttatcacaatccatccatccatgcattgtgtcaagcacatttggacatttggtgccctcatcattctcaaaacgtttgctttctgcttgagcccttggtatcagctcctcattttcccccttctcctgcctgaccccctccctcacgaactcttgataatttataagtttttattattttgccatgtcttaaactgtccaacatctcccctcacccacttttctgttctccgtcccccagggagggggttacatatagatccttgtaatcggttacctccttctactccaccttcccctccccctcctggtatggccactctcattattggtcctggggggtttatctgtcctggattccctgtgtttccaggtcttatctgtacccgtgtacatcctctggaccaGCTTTCTTGATGGTCTATTTTGGAGAGGAAACACAGATggaagacaaggttttaacctcCCTTCAATTTGTCCCCCTCCTTCTTCCATACAGGGACAACCAGGCCTTCAGTAAGACAGGATCAGTAATATGAGCTTAGACAGTATGTGCAATATGTGCAGAGACCGCAGCAGGAGACGTCAACAGGGGGGCCAGACACCATGTGGCGAGCGATGGAGTGGTCCCTACCAGAGGGCAGATGCCCCCTCTCTAGATAAAATCTTAGGCATTTAGTGGGTCAAAGGCTACCTGTTTTCCTGATGGGGCTGTAATATGTAAGTCCAAGAGTAGTACTTAATGATACCACCAGGCCAGCATTACCTAGGAGGAATGGGGGCGCCTCTCAACAAATGAGGGTGACTGTCCCCGGACTCATTGGAATCTGGGTCTTCAGGCAGGTCCTAAGCATGTCCCCTTTAAAGGAGCGCCAGGTCTGATAACCTAAACCTTACTTGAGTTGGCACGGTGCAGGGTCCTGGCCACTGACTGCTGTAAACCTGATCATTTCACGGACCCAAGAGCCCCGTGCTTGAAGAGGAGGCCTGACACCCTTGAGGAAAGGCCCTGGTGTCATTGCTTCAAGCACCCCCAGATGCCATAAAGGCCGTTCTGCGGGTGTTGATGCAGACGGTGCTCCAGAGGGCTTTCAGCAGCTGACTTTTTGAAATTATCACCAAGGTTTCCCTCCCAGATGCCTCTGGGAAGCCACAAACATCCACCCTGGCAGTTACCAGCCAACAGTCATCTGGGCCTCCCAGGGATGCACGTGCTACAATGAAATCCAGCGAAACACACTGCCGTTGAATTTATTCTGGCTCACGGAGACACCATGTGTTCCAGACGAGAATGGTCCCACAGGGTTTTCTCGGCTGCCCTCGTTTTTTTAAAGCGGAATGCCTTCTTACTTCTCATCGCTCCACTGAGGGGGTGCCAACAGCCAGCTTGGAGAATGGCGGTCAAGTGGCAGCTGTTGGTGCCCCCCAGGGATCTGCAAGTGAAAACCGGCAGCTTTCCTCTGAGGCCTCCGCAATGGGAATACATCACACCAATGGGAAAGCAAGTTCTACTCCATGACTCGATGCTAGCAATACAAACTTCCATCAGGAGGTCCTTCACCTGATGGTTGTAAAAAATGATTCCGTAAACTGCCCCAAAGAAAGCAGCAATTgcgagaagaaagaaaaacaaaaccgtcTAAAGAACTTTACATTTTATTGgaattggatgtcatgccttgatCCACCAGTGTTGAGTAAATGAAGGCCAAACTGCTCTCCGGGACCAATAATTTCAACACACCAACCGGACCAATAATTGAAACACACCAACATGTTCAATAAGCAAACACACCAACATGTTCCTGTCAGGTAGATGTCAACCCCTAATGGCCCaatgggacagggaagaactgccccatcaGATTTCCCAGGTGGTAaaccttttcagaagcagactgccctatTGTTCTCCCACAggtgactggtagatttgaaccaccccagggctccttctggttGAGCTCAAGCTAGGCTTCTCTGCAGCATTTCTCTCATTTCTTCACTAAGAGGAAACCAAGACCCCTCATCACATAAGAGTGCTTGTTGGTGAGAAGGAACACCGTTGAGTTGGTTCTCAACTCCTATCAAGAGTCTCTTCCATACCTCTTGTCGTCAGCCCAATTGCACActctgaggacccctggtggacACTGGTAGAGAGCAAGAGAACTGAATATCATCTCCAAAGACCACATGGAGAGCAAGGAAAAGGCGGGCTTAGAGGGCCCAGGGTGACAGTCTTCAAATGTGTCCTGAAAGAAATCCATGTAAGGGTCCGTTGGAAGGAACAGAGAACACACAAAGGGGGGCATAGTTACCATGCTTCACCAGGTTCCTTTCCACTAGCAGTCAAGGAATCTTCAAGACTGGGCACCGTCAAAGAAGACACAGGCTTTGCGGAAGTGAAATGACTTGACCACACCAAGCTGCAAGCTGTGGCGTGGACCGCTGCTGCCGGAAGGGCTTGTTGCTTAAGAAGCAGTCTCTTCTTGGCGGGACACGTTCCCTCGGGAGCACCTGGATAGAGCCCGAGGTTGGACTGGGAGGAAAATTGGGAAATGGGCAGCTCGGTGCTGggcaggagacagacagacacgcaCGGGATGTGTGCACATGGCGACGCCGGCAGATGCGCATAGGAGGTGCAATTGCTGTCCCTCAGTGAAGTGTGGCCGCCTGGAAGCTGCACTCTGGGCCAGGTTGGCAGGGAGTGGGCACACGGTCCTTCGCTTTGCAGAAGCCTGTCGAAGGTGCTTGTACGCCGTTGGAGGCACCACTGGATGATTTGCCCAAACCTGTCACGCAGCAAGCTGGTTGGCAGGGAGGCGATTTGCAGACATTGGGATTGCAGGAAGGGGGCCCACCACCGTTTGATTTGCCAGGAAGCCTGGTGTCACCGGGAACGGCTTTACCAGGGCTCTTTACAGAACAAGGGAGCTGACAGTTAGCCACTGGCTGACAGATCAAAGATAGGGGAGGCGCTGGTTGGCAGTGAAGTAGGTGGCAGGAGGAGGGCACACAGCAAGCAGCACTGCAAGGATTGAACACATACATTGATGGCTGGCAGGGAACACACATGCCGGAATCTGATGGACAAGGCTTAAACAGGTAGCAGACAGGTTGGTAATAAGTGGTGCAAGGCTGGCTTTCACAACCAATGGGCTGACACGGGCTTGCTTGCTGACAAGAGGGTTGGCATGGGTCAGACCCGCAGATGGTGGGTGGGCATGATGTTTCAGGACAGGAAGTTACCTCAGGGCAGGAGGGCTGGCAGGATCTTGTGTCACAGCGGACTGATGGGTGGCAAGCTTCTTGGTGTGATCTGGACACACAAATGGGTTCCTGGCAGGAGCCTTGTTGGCAGGGGCTGGCAGCACTACCCTTGATCTGACATCCGGCAGATTCTGAGCAGTGTGGCTGACAGGAGCTAGCCAAACAAGTGGACTGAGCAGGGCCAGATTCACAGCAGGCTTTGCGGGAGCAAAGGGGTTGGCAGGCAAAACCCACACAAGAAGTCGATGGAAGGCAGGTTGTTTGGCAAGAAGCAGGTACACAGCCACTTGGGACAGCGCTGGATGGCTGACGGTTTTCTTGACAGGTGACCAGTTGCCATGTCCTGATCTGGCAGGAACTGGGCAAGCAAATGGCTTTCTGGAAGCTGTCACCGTTTGGACATCTGGAGATAGTGGGCACAGCTGGGATGGACATGGCGCTTCCAGGACAAGTGTCCACCATGATGCCGATGCACTCACCTTCCTGAAGAGCTACAGGCTCCGTGGTCCAGCGTTTGAAAGACATCTCATCCATAGGGGCTTTTATAGTTTTTCGCAGTGGGTGTTGGCAACCCGAATCGCATCTTTCCCTGTTATTGTTGACACTCACTGACATAAACATTTGATTAGCAAGCTTCGGGTGCCTGAGAGATGCCCCACTTGAAGAGCTTGCCAGTTGAGTTGGGAGTTTTCTTTGCTCAATTTGGATTCATTGGTGCCAGTGCTGCTATGGAATGAGCTCTCTTTTTTACAGGTCGTTCCCCCGCCTCCCTAAAGCAGCCCTTTCCTGGCACTAACCTCTCATCAAGAGGCCTCGGCCAAGCCCAAGCTGCCCCGCTCTTCCTCCAAGAATGCAGGCATGCCTCATGCAATCAGGAAATGAAGCGCTGACCCAATTGGGGAAGAGTGTCAGAGATGGGGTAGTGAGTCCTGAGGGCACTTAAAGGGTTCCATCTCCTTCTGGAAACTTCCCATTTGGCTTTCCTGAAGCTTGTCTACTAATAATGGTACTAATGATGGCTTCCGTTTATTTACCAAGCCCTTGTCGACATTTGCCATTGGCTCCTCCCAATAATCCGAGGGGTAAGCACAGACATCCCTGTGGTGGAGGAGGCAAAACGGACTCAGAGACTTTAAGTCATGTTGCCAAAGTTGTGTGAGTTGGGGAGtcaaaaaaattcaaatatagGTTTACCTAGCCCCCAAGTCTCTGATCTTACCCACCTATTAGACCTCTTGACATTGGACAGGGGAGTTCTAATGTAGTGTTTGAAGCCTGAGGTTTATACAGAAGCACACTGGCTCACAGGCAAGCTGCCTAGGCACAGGAATCATGTGTCACTCGGTGACTGTGACCATCACCTGGAGCAAGCTGGCATAAGTACCTTTGCTTGCCAATACATCCCAAGAAAAGCTTTTGATGGTGAGAATTTGAGCAAACACATTGACAGCTGGCAGGGAACAGATGTGCAGGGAACTGATTGGCAAGGCTTGAAAGTGAGGCTGGCTGCCCCCCATGGAGATTTGTACCATCTCAGGAACtccacagggtcactttgagctggaatcaattcaatggcagcggCTTGCTTGGATTTTGTCTGGTCTGGTTTACTTCACTTCACTTTGGACTGGAGTCCACAGCATCTGAATGCTATCAGCAGGAAAACACAGCAACCCAAAGTGAGAGACGGCATCCCAGCAAGTGGTGCCAGGATTAAGTCCCTGCCTTTGTGGAGGGGCTCATGGGAGAATGGGGGCATGTTTTCTGTCCATCTCCCCTTCCTCTGGGCTTGTCTGAGTTCTGCATCACTCATCAGCTTCAGCATCCTGTGTCTGCCCATGCTAGCCTGGTACATGTTGGGAGTCCAGCaggaagtagaaagacaatggcaTTGGGAGCCATACGGGGCTGAATATTAATCCTCGCTTTGCTACGAAGGCACTCTGTGCGTATGTTAGCTTCCCAGTAGGGAGACTTCATCATCTACAGTGCTATGTTGCtcagatgatttttgttcttatcGGTGTCTTACCAATTATTTAAAATGCTAAAATGGATCAGAAAGGTGCTGTGCACACTAACAGCTGCCCAGTGTTTCCTCCCTGCCATCGTCCTCACCTGCATTTCAAAGGAAAGACGCTTTTCAATGGGAGCTCTGCCTGATAAACCCTCCCCCATGGCTCCAACCTGCTCTCCCAGGTGATTCTTGGTCATGTCACATCACTTCTTCGACCCTCCCTCCATCTTCTCTCCGTCTATTTTGACACCTCCACAAGCCCTGCTTTGTGTCTTATTCTTTTTACTGCATTAAGAAGCTCTCTCCAACTCAGGGGCGAAATACCGCAAACTTACCAAAGAGGTCGGTCACAATGGAAACGAGAATGTATTCGAGAAACCCTGTTGGCTTTGATCTAGAAAGGTGCCCACAGCCTATGTCTGCACCCACCACTTTCATTGTTTCAAAACAATTCATGTTTGCATACAGTTTTCTCTGAATGATCTTGCTCTGGTTCCCTTtctactcctcctcctcctcctcctcctcctcctcctcctcctcctccttctcctcctcctccttctccttccttttcctcttcctttttagtattttttcatgtttggggGTGAAAGTTTACCTAACAAAGAGGGTTCAAAATTGGACAATTTTCCACTAATTGTCTTGTGACCTTACTTATAATCTTCACAATGTGTCTGCATGCTCATTATttcctttctgtgttttatttccgCTGACCTAGCTTCCTTTTCCCTTCTTACCTTCCCTCCCCTGCTTCGGGATAAATGTGGACCATTTGGTCTCAAGCAGCTGATCGTTTAGTTTAAGTGAGTATATTGTTCACAGGTGGtcattgtgttttctttcttattaaagGAGCCTCTGAATAGAGAACATCCATTTTTCTGTAGCTCAAAGCACTAAAGATTCCTAGTGTACCAAAATAGAgtaatgcatttaaaaaaaaaaacccagacttTGGACAGAATGGGTTTTAGTCATTTGCCTGCCATGAAATGTCCCCATCCatcagtttgctgtactgtggcgggttatgtgttgctgtgatgtcggAAGCTATGCCAcgggcagggtcacccatggcaaCCAGgtgtcaacagagcttccagacaacaaGCGGACCAGGaaaaaggaataggctgtctgTTGCTGAGGGATTCATCGCTAATAACATTGTCAGATGTCATGCCAGAAGACAAGCCGTTCAGGTGAAAGGCACTTAAAATATGGGTGGTAAAGAATTGCCTtcctcaaagggcatttatggaggtctaaatacagatatgcacatatgtaaatatattaatacatgaggatggggatagatctatgtgcatatatttataggtttagtattaaggtagcagatgggcattggacctccactcaagtactccctcaatgcaagaatactttgttctattaaactggcattccatgatgctcaccttcccaacacgaccgTTGAAAACAAAGTAGATGCATAAGCacgtgtggtgaagaatgctgatggagcctgctatcaaaagatacagcatctggggtcttaaaggcttgaaggtaaacaagcagtcatctagctcagaagcaacaaagctcatgtggaggaagcacatcagcctgttagaacatgaggtgtcaagggggtcaggtatcaggcatcaaagaacaaaaattcctatcttttgtgaatgagggggagtgcagagtggggacccaaagcccatctgtaggcaactgggcatccccttatggaagggtcgcggggaggagatgagccagtcagagtacagggtagcaacgatgaaacatacaactttcctctaactcataaatgcttccgcccccacccccaccaccaccacgcccccgcccccaccaccaccacaccccacagtcatgatctcaattctaccttacaaatctggctagatcagaggatgtacactggtacacagggaatccagggaggatgatcccttcgggatcagtggtgtgagtggcgatactgagagggtggagggagggtgggtggaaagggggaaccaattacaaggatctacatataacctcctccctgggggacagacaaaggaaaagagggtgaagggagatgtcagacagtgtaagatatgaaaaaataataataatttataaattatcaagggttcatgaaggagggaggacaggggggaggggaaaaatgaggagctgatgccaagggcttacgtggagagcaaatgttttgagaatgatgagggtaacaaatgtacaaatgtgctttatgtaattgatgtatatacagattgtgataagagttgtatgagcccccaataaaattattttaaaaacaaaaaagaatcacCTTCCCAAAGTAGAGTCAACACCATCCATGGGCGGATgtagatggagcaaagctttaaggacttttatttgctgatggggcgggcatgcctcaaaatgaaaagaaacagcttcaaCCATTCATTTATCATCAGAatgtgaaatatgaatctaagcaagtatgaatctaagaaaattaaaagacatcaaaaataaaatgaagtgcCTAAAGATTGATGTCTAAAGTATTAGTGGGCTGGAATGGATTGCTACTAGGCACTTTGAAT
This window of the Tenrec ecaudatus isolate mTenEca1 chromosome 10, mTenEca1.hap1, whole genome shotgun sequence genome carries:
- the KRTAP29-1 gene encoding keratin-associated protein 29-1, with translation MVDTCPGSAMSIPAVPTISRCPNGDSFQKAICLPSSCQIRTWQLVTCQENRQPSSAVPSGCVPASCQTTCLPSTSCVGFACQPLCSRKACCESGPAQSTCLASSCQPHCSESAGCQIKGSAASPCQQGSCQEPICVSRSHQEACHPSVRCDTRSCQPSCPEVTSCPETSCPPTICGSDPCQPSCQQASPCQPIGCESQPCTTYYQPVCYLFKPCPSDSGMCVPCQPSMYVFNPCSAACCVPSSCHLLHCQPAPPLSLICQPVANCQLPCSVKSPGKAVPGDTRLPGKSNGGGPPSCNPNVCKSPPCQPACCVTGLGKSSSGASNGVQAPSTGFCKAKDRVPTPCQPGPECSFQAATLH